A stretch of DNA from Streptomyces xanthii:
GCCGCCCACGGTGGCGGCGAGTCCCACCCGGTCCACGTAGTCGTGATGGGTGAAGCGGTGGACGTCCTTGGCGGACAGCCGGGGGTAGGGGGCGAAGAAGCGGTAGTACTTCGACTCGTCCGACACCTGCTCGTAGAAGCTGGTCAGCCGGTCCGCGTCGTCGGTGGTGATGGGCCTGATCCGCGCGGTGCCGCCGTCGCGCAGCACGACGTCGGCCTCCCAGTGGGCGGGGTAGGCGTGCCGGTCCGACGGGGTCTCCATGCGGCAAGAGTAGGGCGGACCGCCGACAAGTGGCGCCTGTCGTACGGGTCGCGTGCCCGGCGGCCCGGGGGCACGCTAAGGGGGTCCGATGGGCCGCGGCCCGGGGGATCCGGGTCCGCAGCCCGGTGTGCTTAGAATGGTCTAGACAACCTTGAGTCACCTGAAGGGCAGCATCACATGGCTGAGCGCCGCGTCAACGTCGGCTGGGCCGAGGGCCTTCACGCCCGCCCCGCTTCCATCTTCGTCCGCGCGGCCACGGCGGCCGGCGTCCCCGTGACCATCGCCAAGGCCGACGGCAACCCCGTCAACGCCGCCTCCATGCTCGCCGTGCTGGGCCTGGGCGCCCAGGGTGGCGAGGAGATCGTCCTGGCCTCCGACGCCGAGGGCGCGGACGTCGCGCTCGACCGCCTGGCCAAGCTGGTCGCCGAGGGCCTCGACGAGCTTCCCGAGACCGTCTGAAATCGCCGAGCGCCGACTCCACGGCGTTCGGCGTCAGAACCGCGCGTTCCCTTCGAGGGCGCGCGGTTCCGCATTTCCCGGACATATTTCCGCTTCCACACCCGGGACAGCGAGCGTAATTCATCACCGAAAGACCCGACGCGGAAATTCCCTGAATAAATTCAGGCAGGCAAAACTCCGGACGGGCGATTCAATGAATGCCGTACGTCTTTGTATACGGCGGCCGTGTTAATGGTGGAGCCCGGTCGTGTTGACGGCATGTTGCGAAGTCCTCACACGCTCGCCCGCGCGGGGGACGCGCAGCCGGTGGACGGTCGTCTCGCGTGCGATGTGCGCGGCCGTCAGGGTGCGGGCGCGCTCGACGTCGCGACGGGCCACCGCGTCGACGACCGCGCCGTGCTCGGCCCAGGACTCGACGGGCCGCTCGGGGATCTCGACCGCGTACATCCACGCGATCTTGTGCCGGACCTGGGTGAGCAGGGTGATGAGGCCGGGGCTGGCGGAGGCCTGGGCGAGCGTCTCGTGGAACCAGGCGCCCAGGGGCCGCAGATCCTCGCCGCCCCCTTCCTTCGAGCGCTCCTGCCCCAGCCTGACCAGGCCCCGCAGCACCTTGAGGTGGGCGTCCGTGCGGCGCTGCGCGGCACGGGCGGCGCCGAGCGGTTCGAGGAGCATGCGGATCTCCAGGAGGTCGGCCGCCTCCCGCTCGGTGGGCTCGGCCACACACGCGCCCGCGTGCCTGCGCGTGACGACGAAGCCCTCCGCCTCCAGGGTGCGCAGCGCCTCACGGACCGGCACGCGCGAGACTCCGTAGCGGCGCGCGAGCAGTTCCTCGGTGAGTCTGCTGCCGCGCTCGTACACGCCCGCGACGATGTCGTCGCGGATCGCCGTGCATACCGAGTGCGCGGGAATGCGCATGCCCCGACCTCCGCCTTGCTCTCCGCCCGATCCCCGCGCATGACGGAGAGCGGGCGCCCCTGAAAAGCGCGATCGGCACCGATTTCCGCGCGCTCGTCCAGTGACTCTATTCCACCGTGCTCGAATTTCCGACGGGAGCTTGGAATCGAGGGATATTTTTTGGACAGCGAGGACCGGGCGCGGGATCGGCGGGATGCGGGAACGCGAAAGCCCCGGCGGCCGGCCGGGGCTTTCCTGCGGTGCGTGCTGCGGGCGTCGGGTCAGACGCCTCAGATGCCCACGCCGTGCGAGCGGAGGTACGCGACGGGGTCGATGTCCGAGCCGTACTCGGGCGTCGTGCGGGCCTCGAAGTGGAGGTGCGGGCCGGTCACGTTGCCGGTGGCGCCGGAGAGGCCTATCTGCTGACCGGGCGTCACGCTCTGGCCGACGGAGACGCCGATCGACGACAGGTGGCCGTACTGGGTGTACGTGCCGTCGTTCATCTTGATCACGATGTTGTTGCCGTAGGCGCCGCCCCAGCCGGCCTCCACGACGGTGCCGGAGCCGACCGCGTGGACGGTCGTGCCGCTGGCGGCGTGGAAGTCGATGCCGGTGTGACTGCCGGAGGACCACAGACCGCTGGACGCCTTGTAGGCGGTCGAGACGTACGAGCCGGAGATGGGCGCCACGTAGGTGTTGAGGCGCTTGCGCTCGGCCGCGCGGGCGGCACGCTCCTTGGCCTCGCGCTCCTTGGCCGCCTTCTCGGCGGCCTCACGGCGGGCTTCCTCGGCGCGGCGCTTGGCCTCGGCCTCGGCCTTCTTCTGCGCGGCGGCCTCTTCGGCGGCCTTCTTCTGGGCGGTCGCCTGGGCGTCGATCTGGGCGGCCAGGGTGTCGCCGATCGCGATGGCCTGCGTCAGACCGTTCTGGTCGGCGGGCGCGGCGGTGTCGGCGGCGAGAGCGGGGGCGGCGAGGCCTCCGATGACACCGGTCGTGGTGAGCGCCGCGACGCCGGCGACCTGCGCCGTGGTGCGCGTGAGGCGGCTCGGACGACGATGCTTCCCGGTGGCACGGGTGAACGCCATGGAGTGGCTGATCCTTTCCTTCCCTCTCGCCTACCGGGTTAGCTGACGGGTTCGGAGCAGGAAGGTCTCCTACGGGCCCCCTCCCCGTACGGGAAGAGCGTCCGATTCACCCCAGGGACTGCGGTGGGTCCCCGGCTCCCCTGGCTCGCGCCGTGGGGGACTCGGCGATGACTGTCCGGGGCCGCGGGCGCGGCTCATACGTGGCGAACAGCCGGACCGACGCTAAGCGGGACATCTTTCAATCAACAAACGGATCCCGGCTTTTGTAGCGCATGCCACAGGGCACACAGGCAACCTCTACATCAATTCGGGCATTTGCGACGCACGGTGGCGCGTCGGGCGAACCGAACGGCGTTCACGGGAAACGTGAGTGACGCCACGAAGCCCCGGAGGCCTGTGTGGCTTCCGGGGCTTCGTCCCGTTTCGGGCGGTGCCGCCCTGGCGTGGCGTCGTCGGCCGGCGACGACGCTCATGCGGTGGCGTCAGCCGGCGACGACCGTCACCTCGCCGATGCCGAGGGCCTTGACGGGCTCCTCGATCTGCGCGGCGTCGCCCACGAGGATCGTAACCAGGCGGTCCGCCGGGAAGGCGCTCACGACGGCCGCGGTGGCCTCCACGGTGCCCGTGGCGGCCAGTTGGCGGTACAGCTGGGCCTGGAAGTCCTCGGGCAGCTGCTGCTCGTCCTGGTCGGCGAGCGTGCCCGCGACGGCGGACGCGGTCTCGAACTTCAGCGGGGCCACGCCCACCAAGTTCTGCACCGCCGTGTCCCGTTCGGCGTCCGTCAGGCCCTCGGCGGCCAGCTTGCGCAGCACCTTCCACAGGTCGTCGAGCGCCGGTCCGGTGTTCGGCGTGTCGACGGAACCGCTGATGGCGAGCATCGCGGCCCCGGTGCCGTCCGCCGTGGAGCGCAGCACCTGGGCGAAGGAGCGCACCCCGTAGGTGTAGCCCTTCTCCTCGCGCAGCACCCGGTCCAGACGGGAGGTCAGCGTGCCCCCCAGGCAGTACGTGCCGAGGATCTGGGCGGCCCACACGCGGTCGTGCTTGTCGGGGCCGATGCGGCCGATGAGCAGTTGCGTCTGGACGGCTCCGGGGCGGTCGACGATGACGACGCGTCCGGTGTCGTCGGCGGTGACGGGCGGGACGGGGCGCGGCTGCGCCGTGTCACCGGTCCAGGCGCCGAGCGTGTCCTTCAGGAGGGTGTCGAGGTCGACGCCCGAGAGGTCGCCCACCACGACGGCGGTGGCGGTGGCCGGGCGGACGTGCTGCTCGTAGAAGGCGCGCACGGCCGCCGCGTCGATGCCCGCGACGGTCTCCTCGCTGCCCTGCCGCGGGCGCGACATGCGCGACGTGGCGGGGAACAGCTGCTTGGAGAGCTCCTTGGCGGCACGGCGGGCCGGGTTGGCGCTCTCGTGCGGGATCTCGTCCAGGCGGTTGCGCACCAGGCGCTCGACCTCGCTGTCGGCGAAGGCGGGGGCGCGCAGGGCGTCCGCCAGCAGGCCGAGGGCCTTCGGGAGGCGGGAGACGGGCACCTCCAG
This window harbors:
- a CDS encoding GntR family transcriptional regulator, with the protein product MRIPAHSVCTAIRDDIVAGVYERGSRLTEELLARRYGVSRVPVREALRTLEAEGFVVTRRHAGACVAEPTEREAADLLEIRMLLEPLGAARAAQRRTDAHLKVLRGLVRLGQERSKEGGGEDLRPLGAWFHETLAQASASPGLITLLTQVRHKIAWMYAVEIPERPVESWAEHGAVVDAVARRDVERARTLTAAHIARETTVHRLRVPRAGERVRTSQHAVNTTGLHH
- a CDS encoding HPr family phosphocarrier protein → MAERRVNVGWAEGLHARPASIFVRAATAAGVPVTIAKADGNPVNAASMLAVLGLGAQGGEEIVLASDAEGADVALDRLAKLVAEGLDELPETV
- a CDS encoding M23 family metallopeptidase encodes the protein MAFTRATGKHRRPSRLTRTTAQVAGVAALTTTGVIGGLAAPALAADTAAPADQNGLTQAIAIGDTLAAQIDAQATAQKKAAEEAAAQKKAEAEAKRRAEEARREAAEKAAKEREAKERAARAAERKRLNTYVAPISGSYVSTAYKASSGLWSSGSHTGIDFHAASGTTVHAVGSGTVVEAGWGGAYGNNIVIKMNDGTYTQYGHLSSIGVSVGQSVTPGQQIGLSGATGNVTGPHLHFEARTTPEYGSDIDPVAYLRSHGVGI
- a CDS encoding M16 family metallopeptidase; its protein translation is MDFHPRPQAGDAKPWAFPAPQRGALGNGLTVLRCHRPGQQVVAVEINLDAPLDAEPEGLDGVATIMARAFSEGTDKHSAEEFAAELERCGATLDAHADHPGVRVSLEVPVSRLPKALGLLADALRAPAFADSEVERLVRNRLDEIPHESANPARRAAKELSKQLFPATSRMSRPRQGSEETVAGIDAAAVRAFYEQHVRPATATAVVVGDLSGVDLDTLLKDTLGAWTGDTAQPRPVPPVTADDTGRVVIVDRPGAVQTQLLIGRIGPDKHDRVWAAQILGTYCLGGTLTSRLDRVLREEKGYTYGVRSFAQVLRSTADGTGAAMLAISGSVDTPNTGPALDDLWKVLRKLAAEGLTDAERDTAVQNLVGVAPLKFETASAVAGTLADQDEQQLPEDFQAQLYRQLAATGTVEATAAVVSAFPADRLVTILVGDAAQIEEPVKALGIGEVTVVAG